The proteins below are encoded in one region of Oryzias melastigma strain HK-1 linkage group LG7, ASM292280v2, whole genome shotgun sequence:
- the si:ch211-210c8.6 gene encoding uncharacterized protein si:ch211-210c8.6 — MSSPQTAELLSGLHDWIMGSTVAKCAVADLGIQWVGWALAAAFKTEKFYDLAGSGTFILLAHLSRIWGGANHTRQKVQTGLVTAWGLRLGTFLFLRILKDGHDRRFNNVRESPGTFFVYWTVQAVWVFMTLLPTLMLNSEKRNVPLGARDYIGWTVWGLGFATEAIADQQKWLFKRDPDNAGKFIQSGLWAYSRHPNYFGEILQWSGLWLSASSVMKGPQYLSVASPLFVWFLLNYVSGIPILEKQAMKKWGSDPAFQEYIKNTPVLWPWPKF, encoded by the exons ATGAGCAGCCCCCAGACGGCAGAGCTGCTCTCCGGACTGCACGACTGGATCATGGGGAGCACCGTGGCCAAGTGTGCCGTCGCCGACCTGGGGATCCAGTGGGTCGGCTGGGCTCTGGCTGCAGCCTTTAAAACCGAGAAGTTTTACGACCTCGCAG GCTCCGGTACGTTTATACTGCTCGCTCACCTGAGCCGCATCTGGGGAGGAGCTAACCATACCCGTCAAAAGGTGCAGACGGGGTTGGTGACGGCATGGGGACTCAG GCTGGGGACGTTCCTGTTTCTGCGGATCTTGAAGGACGGTCATGATCGCAGGTTTAACAATGTCAGAGAGAGCCCGGGGACTTTCTTCGTATACTGGACGGTTCAAG CCGTGTGGGTATTTATGACCCTGCTGCCAACCCTCATGCTGAACAGCGAGAAGCGTAATGTGCCTCTGGGGGCCAGGGACTACATCGGCTGGACTGTGTGGGGTCTTGGCTTCGCTACAGAAGCTATTGCTGACCAGCAAAAGTGGCTTTTCAAGCGAGACCCAGATAATGCT GGGAAGTTCATTCAGAGTGGGCTGTGGGCCTACAGCAGACATCCCAACTATTTTGGAGAGATCCTGCAGTGGTCTGGGCTCTGGCTGTCGGCCTCGTCGGTGATGAAGGGACCTCAGTATCTGAGCGTGGCGTCGCCGCTGTTCGTCTGGTTCCTGCTGAACTACGTCAGCGGGATTCCAATCCTGGAAAAGCAAGCCATGAAGAAGTGGGGATCGGATCCAGCCTTCCAAGAATACATCAAAAACACTCCTGTTCTCTGGCCGTGGCCAAAGTTTTga